A window of Amycolatopsis australiensis contains these coding sequences:
- a CDS encoding RNA polymerase subunit sigma-70, with product MTEARPLGADEAAFIAVARSGDPARFALITERHRRELQLHCYRMLASYEDAQDMTQETFLRAWNKRESFKGHAALRTWLYRIATNVCLDFLEKRTPLPAELPDLGFELRYLQPYPERMLPEDPQESAVARETIELAFIVAVQHLPPRQRAVFVLRDVLGWPASKAADALELTVASVTSALQRARVTMREQLPGRRLDWRSPATHELSDDERGVVRSYIDAHERNDLAGLTSLLRDDLRFAMLPDPGTVTTTAGDAVDGWISGGLFQHGHDDWRGITTTVNRMPAAALYLRTPGDPEYRLFAVAVLHVVDGKIAELTGFDAAGKPWLDLPPTL from the coding sequence ATGACCGAGGCCAGACCGCTGGGCGCCGACGAGGCCGCGTTCATCGCGGTGGCCCGCTCGGGCGACCCAGCGCGGTTCGCGCTCATCACGGAACGCCACCGACGTGAGCTGCAGCTCCACTGCTACCGGATGCTCGCGAGCTACGAGGACGCCCAGGACATGACGCAGGAGACGTTCCTGCGAGCGTGGAACAAGCGGGAGTCGTTCAAGGGCCACGCTGCCCTGCGGACCTGGCTGTACCGGATCGCGACGAACGTCTGCCTCGACTTCCTCGAGAAGCGCACGCCGCTACCGGCCGAGCTGCCGGACCTCGGCTTCGAGCTGCGGTACCTGCAGCCGTACCCCGAGCGGATGCTCCCCGAGGACCCGCAGGAGTCGGCGGTGGCGCGGGAGACGATCGAGCTGGCGTTCATCGTCGCCGTCCAGCACCTGCCGCCGCGGCAGCGGGCCGTGTTCGTCCTGCGCGACGTCCTCGGCTGGCCGGCGTCGAAGGCCGCCGACGCCCTCGAGCTGACCGTCGCATCGGTGACCAGCGCACTGCAGCGGGCGCGCGTGACGATGCGCGAGCAGCTGCCCGGCCGCCGCCTCGACTGGCGGAGCCCCGCCACTCACGAGCTGTCGGACGACGAGCGCGGCGTGGTGAGGTCGTACATCGACGCCCATGAGCGCAACGACCTCGCCGGGTTGACGTCCCTGCTGCGCGACGACCTGCGCTTCGCGATGCTGCCCGATCCGGGCACCGTGACCACGACGGCCGGGGACGCGGTCGACGGCTGGATCTCCGGCGGGCTGTTCCAGCACGGCCACGACGACTGGCGCGGTATCACCACGACGGTCAACCGCATGCCCGCCGCCGCGCTGTACCTCCGCACCCCCGGCGACCCGGAGTACCGGCTGTTCGCCGTCGCGGTCCTGCACGTCGTCGACGGGAAGATCGCCGAGCTCACCGGATTCGACGCCGCCGGCAAACCATGGCTGGACCTGCCGCCGACGCTGTAA
- a CDS encoding RHS repeat-associated core domain-containing protein — translation MGNPLVAETKDSTTAYSGISLLESANDLKSAIESGDWASVAMGAVGTALDALSMAMDPFGAILAAGVGWLMEHVGPLKEALDGLTGNADEIAAQSETWKNIATELGSIGEDLTGMVKTDTASWTGPAADTYRQRAQDTVTLLETARKGCEGASSGVKTAGEVVAAVRALVRDIIAELIGHLISWALQVVFTLGIGLTWVVPQVIGAVAKTASKIADLTKRLVKALQALIPLLKKAGSLFGDAAKALRNIKPGKAAPPPKHADINGNPKGPDGPKGDGTTPSGANGDGTTPSGAEDGPGRGPKNDPPPASKGPDDTSSSNGATTTTGAGRGPGAEGSGGGKGGGKPRDRGLSDHNQTPKENSTPAGCRPGSGDPIDMTTGRMMLAQTDVEIEGVLSLLLERAHFSGYRTGVHFGRSWASTADQRLETTAGRVDFAAEDGTLLVYPVPGAAAVAPVEGPLWPLRRLGDEYVMEQPDLGRVLHFPAGGDIGWLSAISDADGNRIVFDRDAHGTLREVRHSAGHRVAVTTVDGRITELASVGERDDDRVTLARFAYDERANLVEVVNSSGRPYRFTCDDAGRITGWQDRNGWGYEFTYDERGRCVRGTGPRGVLSYTFAYDRENRVNRATDSLGHTTTYELNEDFQLVRETDPLGGVTAYEWDRHDRLLAVTDPLGRVTRYGYDEHGRRTSETRPDGSVRSVRYDRRGRPQATVEPDGAVWAYEYDDAGRLVATTDPAGGVRRYGYGPGGALSSFTDEEGRTTGIECDALGKPRTVLDPAGGRTSYTYDRLGRVESVTDPAGHTTKFAWTVEGELWKRIAPDGSVERFTYDGEVNAIERTDAAGAVTRTDFGPFDLPVCEIAPDGSRTRFGYDTELRLVSVTNAAGAQWRIDYDAAGRVVRETDFDGRVVTYRRDAAGQLVESATGAGEPTTYTYDTLGRLTGKRRGNSVTTYAYDAADRLVRATNADADLTLTYDRLGRVAAETCNGREVRSGYDRSGLRTVRRTASGVTSTWTYDAASAPAELSTAGRSIRFAYDAAGREIGRVFGAAALAQTWDANDRLLEQVVTGPDGRPRQRRAYRHRADDVLAGVDDLLSGRREFTLDRLGRVIGLQRPGGSERYAYDALGNIAVAEWSAHPAAGPREYTGTLVRRAGEVRYRYDDLGRLTWRQQPGGPAGWSFGWNADDRLEQVRTPDGREWRYAYDALGRRIAKRLLGPDGTVAAETVFVWDGIVPAEEIVTAAGAPARVTTWDWEPDRPVPVSVLDRRARADGGVDEQFHAVVADLIGSPAELVDESGQVAWHSAQTLWGVQTAGAAPTPLRFPGQYYDAETGLHYNVNRYYEPETGRYISPDPIGLGGGTNPHAYVRNPTGWLDPVGLKGRKGKCKGGKSNNPVLANNRPGQPVFHGNANVPVQEINDKRFVGLLEKLAGQKGEAGRRAKELLKQMREGRGWQQTAGIHQGGLGGAAGGADPRPHITVNVGGRGYHVHVGKFNGQLFAQDITPNPIR, via the coding sequence GTGGGAAACCCGCTCGTCGCGGAAACCAAGGACTCCACCACGGCGTATTCCGGCATTTCCCTGCTGGAATCGGCCAACGATCTCAAGTCGGCCATCGAGAGCGGTGACTGGGCGTCCGTGGCGATGGGTGCCGTCGGGACCGCGCTCGACGCGTTGTCGATGGCGATGGACCCCTTCGGCGCCATCCTGGCGGCCGGGGTGGGCTGGCTGATGGAACACGTCGGCCCGCTGAAAGAAGCCCTCGACGGTCTCACCGGCAACGCCGACGAAATCGCCGCCCAGTCCGAAACCTGGAAGAACATCGCCACCGAGCTCGGCAGCATCGGCGAAGACCTGACCGGCATGGTCAAGACCGACACCGCGTCCTGGACCGGCCCCGCCGCCGACACCTACCGGCAGCGGGCCCAGGACACCGTCACCCTCCTGGAAACCGCCCGGAAAGGCTGTGAAGGCGCTTCCAGCGGCGTCAAGACCGCCGGCGAAGTGGTCGCGGCCGTGCGGGCTCTGGTGCGCGACATCATCGCCGAACTCATCGGCCACCTCATCAGCTGGGCCCTGCAGGTCGTGTTCACCCTCGGCATCGGGCTGACCTGGGTCGTCCCCCAGGTCATCGGTGCCGTCGCCAAAACCGCCTCGAAAATCGCCGACCTGACCAAACGCCTCGTCAAAGCCCTCCAGGCCCTCATCCCGCTGCTGAAGAAGGCCGGGTCGCTGTTCGGCGACGCGGCCAAAGCACTGCGCAACATCAAACCCGGCAAAGCCGCGCCGCCGCCGAAGCACGCCGACATCAACGGCAACCCCAAAGGCCCGGACGGGCCCAAGGGCGACGGCACCACCCCCTCGGGCGCGAACGGCGACGGCACCACCCCGTCCGGCGCCGAGGACGGCCCCGGCAGGGGCCCGAAGAACGACCCGCCGCCTGCGTCCAAGGGCCCGGATGACACGTCGTCGTCGAACGGCGCGACCACGACCACCGGCGCCGGCAGGGGGCCGGGCGCCGAGGGTTCCGGCGGCGGCAAGGGCGGCGGCAAGCCGCGCGACCGCGGGCTGTCCGACCACAACCAGACGCCCAAGGAGAATTCCACCCCTGCCGGCTGCCGCCCGGGCAGCGGCGACCCGATCGACATGACGACCGGGCGGATGATGCTCGCCCAGACCGACGTGGAGATCGAGGGCGTCCTGTCGCTGCTGCTGGAGCGCGCCCACTTCTCCGGCTACCGCACCGGTGTCCACTTCGGACGGTCCTGGGCGTCGACCGCCGACCAGCGCCTGGAGACGACCGCGGGCCGCGTCGACTTCGCCGCCGAGGACGGCACGCTGCTGGTCTACCCGGTCCCGGGCGCCGCGGCCGTCGCGCCGGTCGAAGGCCCGCTGTGGCCGCTGCGGCGGCTCGGCGACGAGTACGTCATGGAGCAGCCGGACCTCGGCCGCGTCCTGCACTTCCCCGCCGGCGGGGACATCGGCTGGCTCTCGGCGATCTCCGACGCCGACGGCAACCGGATCGTCTTCGACCGCGACGCGCACGGCACCCTGCGCGAAGTGCGGCACTCGGCGGGGCACCGCGTCGCGGTGACCACAGTGGACGGCCGGATCACCGAGCTCGCCTCCGTCGGCGAGCGGGACGACGACCGCGTCACCCTCGCCCGGTTCGCCTACGACGAGCGGGCGAACCTGGTCGAGGTGGTCAACTCCTCGGGACGGCCGTACCGGTTCACCTGCGACGACGCCGGCCGCATCACCGGCTGGCAGGACCGCAACGGCTGGGGCTACGAGTTCACCTACGACGAACGCGGCCGCTGCGTCCGCGGCACCGGACCGCGCGGAGTCCTCAGCTACACCTTCGCCTACGACCGGGAAAACCGCGTCAACCGCGCGACCGACTCCCTCGGTCACACCACCACCTACGAGCTGAACGAAGACTTCCAGCTCGTGCGCGAAACCGACCCGCTCGGCGGCGTCACGGCCTACGAGTGGGACCGGCACGACCGGCTGCTCGCGGTGACCGACCCGCTGGGCCGCGTCACCCGCTACGGCTACGACGAGCACGGCAGGCGGACGTCGGAAACCCGCCCGGACGGCAGCGTGCGCAGTGTCCGGTACGACCGGCGTGGCCGTCCACAAGCGACGGTCGAGCCGGACGGCGCGGTCTGGGCGTACGAATACGACGACGCGGGCCGGCTCGTCGCGACCACCGACCCGGCGGGCGGGGTCCGCCGCTACGGCTACGGCCCGGGCGGCGCGCTCAGCTCGTTCACCGACGAAGAGGGCCGCACCACCGGGATCGAGTGCGACGCGCTCGGCAAGCCGCGGACGGTCCTCGACCCGGCCGGCGGGCGCACGTCCTACACCTACGACCGGCTCGGCCGCGTCGAGTCCGTCACCGACCCGGCGGGTCACACGACGAAGTTCGCGTGGACGGTCGAAGGCGAGCTGTGGAAGCGCATCGCGCCGGACGGTTCCGTGGAGCGCTTCACCTACGACGGCGAAGTGAACGCGATCGAGCGGACCGACGCGGCGGGCGCGGTCACCCGGACCGACTTCGGGCCGTTCGACCTGCCGGTGTGCGAGATCGCCCCGGACGGCAGCCGCACGCGGTTCGGCTACGACACCGAGTTGCGGCTCGTCTCGGTCACCAACGCCGCGGGCGCGCAGTGGCGGATCGACTACGACGCCGCCGGGCGGGTCGTGCGGGAGACCGACTTCGACGGCCGGGTCGTCACCTACCGCCGGGACGCCGCCGGCCAGCTGGTCGAAAGCGCCACCGGCGCCGGGGAGCCGACGACCTACACCTACGACACCCTGGGCCGGCTGACCGGAAAGCGGCGCGGCAACAGCGTCACGACGTACGCCTACGACGCCGCGGACCGGCTGGTGCGCGCGACCAACGCCGACGCCGACCTCACCCTGACCTACGACCGGCTCGGCCGCGTGGCCGCCGAGACGTGCAACGGCCGGGAAGTCCGCTCCGGATACGACCGCAGCGGGCTGCGGACCGTGCGCCGCACCGCCTCGGGCGTCACGAGCACCTGGACTTACGACGCGGCGAGCGCGCCGGCCGAGCTGAGCACGGCAGGCCGGTCGATCCGCTTCGCGTACGACGCGGCGGGCCGCGAGATCGGCCGGGTCTTCGGCGCCGCGGCGCTGGCGCAGACGTGGGACGCCAACGACCGGCTCCTCGAGCAGGTCGTCACGGGCCCGGACGGGCGGCCGCGGCAGCGGCGCGCGTACCGGCACCGGGCCGACGACGTGCTCGCCGGCGTGGACGACCTGCTGTCGGGCCGCCGCGAGTTCACGCTGGACCGGCTGGGCCGGGTCATCGGGCTGCAGCGGCCGGGCGGCAGCGAGCGTTACGCCTACGACGCGCTGGGCAACATCGCCGTCGCGGAGTGGTCCGCCCACCCTGCGGCGGGGCCGCGCGAGTACACCGGGACGCTGGTGCGGCGCGCCGGCGAAGTCCGCTACCGCTACGACGACCTGGGCCGCCTGACCTGGCGGCAGCAGCCGGGCGGCCCCGCCGGCTGGAGTTTCGGCTGGAACGCCGACGACCGCCTCGAGCAGGTGCGGACTCCGGACGGCCGCGAGTGGCGGTACGCCTACGACGCGCTGGGGCGCCGGATCGCCAAGCGGCTGCTCGGCCCGGACGGCACGGTCGCCGCCGAGACGGTCTTCGTGTGGGACGGGATCGTCCCGGCCGAGGAGATCGTCACGGCGGCCGGCGCGCCGGCGCGGGTCACGACCTGGGACTGGGAACCGGACCGGCCGGTGCCGGTGAGCGTGCTCGACCGGCGCGCCCGCGCGGACGGCGGCGTCGACGAGCAGTTCCACGCCGTCGTCGCCGACCTCATCGGCAGCCCGGCGGAGCTGGTGGACGAGTCCGGCCAGGTGGCCTGGCACTCGGCGCAGACGCTGTGGGGCGTGCAGACGGCGGGGGCGGCGCCGACGCCACTGCGGTTCCCCGGCCAGTACTACGACGCCGAGACGGGCCTGCACTACAACGTGAACCGGTACTACGAGCCGGAGACCGGGCGGTACATCAGCCCGGACCCGATCGGGCTCGGCGGCGGCACCAACCCGCACGCCTACGTCCGCAACCCGACCGGCTGGCTCGACCCGGTCGGGCTCAAGGGCCGCAAGGGCAAGTGCAAGGGCGGCAAGTCCAACAACCCGGTGCTGGCCAACAACCGCCCGGGACAGCCGGTGTTCCACGGCAACGCGAACGTGCCGGTCCAGGAGATCAACGACAAGCGGTTCGTCGGCCTGCTGGAGAAACTCGCCGGCCAGAAGGGCGAGGCCGGGCGCCGAGCGAAGGAACTGCTGAAGCAGATGCGGGAAGGCCGCGGCTGGCAGCAGACGGCCGGCATCCACCAGGGGGGCCTCGGCGGCGCGGCGGGCGGCGCCGACCCGCGGCCGCACATCACGGTGAACGTGGGGGGCCGCGGCTACCACGTCCACGTCGGCAAGTTCAACGGCCAGCTGTTCGCCCAGGACATCACGCCGAACCCGATCCGCTGA
- a CDS encoding FAD-dependent monooxygenase: MDAEVLIVGGGPVGLTARALLDRWGVRTLLVEKRAELSPFPRSRLVNVRSMEIYRGLGLDAAITARAFGPEYGRVRFRETLCGPDLASAPMLGVHDPVPESPALGVVTSQDRLEPALLAAAGDPVRFGVALAGVAEDADGVVAVLGDGSRVRARFLLAADGANSTVRDLLGIGAEGPGTLGSFTTVVFDADLGHIEPTGVCFTPHGSLVPVHPEGGWAWFGPTPADTGWAGHVSRALGTDVEVDVQRVQQWVMTAFVASSFGRGRVFLAGDAAHAVPPLGGLGLNAGIADVHNLCWKLAGVLRGWAGPGLAATYEPERRPVAHRTLRQAVANARLARQAPAGELPWSEQYFAQLGLVLGTAYRSDAVLGPPDPAEPGTGYVPTAEPGHRMPHFWLAPGRSTLDACTGGFAVFTDSTWEPAGPWPVRVERIPAGRCGLPPGGALLVRPDGYIGARLPDVSDLPEALTTLSSPGGRPARPASGPDRRSGPARRT; encoded by the coding sequence GTGGATGCCGAAGTGCTGATCGTCGGGGGCGGACCGGTCGGGCTCACCGCCCGGGCACTGCTCGACCGGTGGGGCGTGCGGACACTGCTGGTCGAGAAACGCGCCGAACTCTCGCCGTTCCCGCGGTCCCGGCTGGTCAACGTCCGGTCGATGGAGATCTACCGCGGCCTCGGTCTCGACGCCGCGATCACCGCACGGGCGTTCGGCCCGGAGTACGGGCGCGTCCGCTTCCGCGAAACGCTGTGCGGTCCCGACCTCGCGTCCGCGCCCATGCTGGGCGTCCACGACCCGGTGCCCGAGTCGCCCGCGCTCGGCGTCGTCACGTCGCAGGACCGGCTGGAACCGGCGTTGCTCGCCGCGGCCGGCGACCCCGTCCGGTTCGGGGTGGCCCTGGCCGGCGTGGCCGAGGACGCCGACGGCGTCGTCGCGGTGCTCGGCGACGGCAGCCGCGTCCGCGCGCGGTTCCTGCTGGCCGCGGACGGCGCGAACTCGACCGTCCGGGACCTGCTCGGGATCGGCGCCGAGGGGCCCGGGACGCTGGGCAGCTTCACGACCGTCGTGTTCGACGCCGACCTGGGCCACATCGAGCCCACCGGTGTCTGCTTCACCCCGCACGGCTCGCTGGTCCCGGTCCATCCCGAAGGCGGCTGGGCCTGGTTCGGCCCGACACCGGCGGACACCGGCTGGGCCGGTCACGTCTCGCGTGCCCTGGGCACGGACGTCGAGGTCGACGTGCAGCGCGTCCAGCAGTGGGTGATGACGGCGTTCGTCGCCTCGAGCTTCGGCCGCGGCCGGGTTTTCCTGGCCGGGGACGCGGCCCACGCGGTCCCGCCGCTCGGCGGGCTCGGCCTGAACGCCGGGATCGCCGACGTCCACAACCTGTGCTGGAAGCTCGCGGGCGTGCTGCGCGGGTGGGCCGGGCCCGGCCTGGCGGCGACGTACGAGCCGGAACGGCGTCCGGTCGCGCACCGGACACTCCGGCAGGCCGTGGCGAACGCGCGGCTGGCCAGGCAAGCCCCGGCGGGCGAACTGCCGTGGTCGGAGCAGTACTTCGCCCAGCTCGGCCTGGTCCTCGGGACCGCCTACCGCTCCGACGCCGTGCTCGGGCCGCCAGACCCCGCCGAGCCGGGGACCGGCTACGTCCCGACCGCCGAACCGGGCCACCGCATGCCGCACTTCTGGCTGGCCCCGGGCCGGTCGACGCTCGACGCCTGCACCGGCGGCTTCGCCGTGTTCACGGATTCGACCTGGGAACCCGCCGGGCCGTGGCCGGTGCGCGTCGAGCGGATCCCGGCCGGGCGCTGCGGCCTCCCTCCGGGCGGCGCCCTGCTCGTCCGGCCCGACGGATACATCGGTGCCCGCCTGCCGGACGTCTCGGACCTGCCCGAAGCGCTGACCACGCTGTCGTCACCCGGCGGAAGGCCGGCTCGCCCCGCGAGCGGGCCCGATCGCCGCAGCGGACCAGCGCGGAGAACCTGA
- a CDS encoding glycosyl hydrolase family 28-related protein: MTTTPRKVVVNVLDYGAVGDGVQDCSAAFQAAVDDLRPKPGTENLMGGTILVPATKDWYQFERSVIVDVANVRFVGDGPETTVLESRKEIPPLVFGLLRGTRAAPLSVAHWADLAGVLDPAAGQRWGYRTGGPDATATVTFPCSPFSLGPRVGYAGWAGLEQFTLDFVVKNNSGDPWGKTKVPLFGLVDEDTRPSPFGVWLTDDHPEAPVRFGFTTDDGLYREIGVPLADAAEPVLRCSLQLDFTTGEVAAWAGRVQVSPDVDLLNVRWAGPGANVRFAGNHYASFNLGVLTSLADGQSAAIDRYDFPATPDLTFAALRVSSVAQYRNLAAGTPQQTKTAAVTDLDWLNPGPGVFGVLPMNEGPTTDQALDGAVPDLQVPWMSDAARTGHGLFQVNPPGPTDATAANGLEKLTVNCGRTVAEPGNSNYGQCVAVGHSFGLELRDCLLQYGAQGLSSLNIVNTYPVRIDSCRFDAQSDASIYAYALMAYGRDLKFSSPGRHAVKAVNTTIALRDVFCEPSFAGDDCETVVRLINSSGEFDNWTFDFEYTTNPVGSYFHASIGKEVIGRNLALAIRDVQAGTAGPEAVGVRLVSGDSAGGLATVLRGPSWCSIERSFTSTTSAGLAAIAAVDGPLWQGTFTGPAPVRPELVRTDASPGASARIGAGFVPPARTVPRPPGPDPIRSLPGLLGYYQADSVTVPGSGGKPVAPADGTPITVLTDLGPRGNHGQLHGNPAIHETDAVNGRAALRFTGGWYTFPAMRGSGAVTLFLVQRGYPVIDTAPVGEGTLRQFGGFWQVGRKIAARAASSTTDWALYTARYEPESGVFDLWANGRRYDTRRHPTAGNAVIDQATLGASGNGGQTFPGTFAAAAVIGGALPDDQVDLVHRYLLNQHAIPV; this comes from the coding sequence ATGACGACTACACCTCGCAAAGTCGTGGTCAACGTTCTCGACTACGGCGCCGTCGGCGACGGCGTGCAGGACTGTTCGGCCGCCTTCCAGGCCGCGGTCGACGACCTCCGTCCCAAGCCCGGCACGGAGAACCTGATGGGCGGGACGATCCTCGTGCCCGCCACGAAGGACTGGTACCAGTTCGAGCGGTCGGTGATCGTGGACGTGGCCAACGTGCGCTTCGTCGGGGACGGCCCGGAAACGACCGTGCTCGAATCACGCAAGGAAATCCCGCCCCTCGTCTTCGGGCTGCTCCGCGGTACGCGCGCGGCGCCGCTGAGCGTCGCGCACTGGGCCGACCTGGCCGGCGTCCTCGATCCCGCCGCCGGGCAGCGCTGGGGCTACCGGACCGGCGGCCCGGACGCCACGGCCACGGTCACCTTTCCCTGTTCCCCGTTTTCCCTCGGCCCCCGGGTGGGTTACGCGGGCTGGGCGGGGCTGGAGCAGTTCACGCTGGACTTCGTCGTCAAGAACAACAGCGGAGACCCGTGGGGCAAGACGAAGGTGCCGCTGTTCGGGCTGGTCGACGAGGACACCCGGCCGTCGCCGTTCGGTGTCTGGCTCACCGACGACCATCCCGAAGCGCCGGTCCGGTTCGGCTTCACCACGGACGACGGGCTGTACCGCGAGATCGGCGTCCCGCTGGCCGACGCCGCCGAGCCGGTGCTGCGGTGTTCGCTGCAGCTGGACTTCACCACCGGCGAGGTGGCGGCCTGGGCCGGCCGGGTCCAGGTCTCGCCCGACGTCGACCTGCTCAACGTCCGCTGGGCGGGTCCCGGCGCGAACGTGCGGTTCGCCGGGAACCACTACGCGTCGTTCAACCTGGGTGTGCTGACTTCGCTCGCGGACGGCCAGTCCGCGGCGATCGACCGCTACGACTTCCCGGCCACGCCGGATCTGACCTTCGCCGCGCTGCGCGTCTCGTCGGTGGCGCAGTACCGGAACCTCGCCGCCGGCACCCCGCAGCAGACGAAGACGGCCGCGGTGACCGATCTCGACTGGCTCAACCCCGGCCCTGGCGTGTTCGGCGTGCTGCCGATGAACGAAGGACCCACGACGGACCAGGCCCTCGACGGCGCCGTGCCCGATCTGCAGGTGCCCTGGATGTCCGACGCCGCCCGCACCGGTCACGGGCTGTTCCAGGTCAACCCGCCGGGCCCGACGGACGCGACCGCGGCGAACGGGCTGGAGAAGCTGACCGTCAACTGCGGTCGCACGGTGGCCGAGCCCGGGAACAGCAATTACGGCCAGTGCGTGGCCGTCGGGCACTCGTTCGGCCTCGAGCTGCGCGACTGTCTCCTGCAGTACGGGGCCCAGGGCCTGAGCAGCCTCAACATCGTCAACACCTACCCGGTCCGCATCGACTCCTGCCGGTTCGACGCGCAGAGCGACGCTTCGATCTACGCCTACGCCCTGATGGCCTACGGCCGTGACCTCAAGTTCTCGAGCCCGGGCCGGCACGCGGTGAAGGCGGTGAACACGACGATCGCGCTGCGGGACGTCTTCTGCGAGCCGTCGTTCGCCGGAGACGACTGCGAGACGGTGGTCCGGCTGATCAATTCCTCCGGAGAGTTCGACAACTGGACTTTCGACTTCGAATACACCACCAACCCGGTCGGCAGCTATTTCCACGCCAGCATCGGGAAGGAGGTCATCGGCCGTAACCTCGCGCTGGCGATCCGGGACGTCCAGGCGGGGACTGCCGGGCCGGAAGCGGTCGGCGTCCGGCTCGTCTCGGGCGATTCCGCGGGCGGGCTGGCGACGGTCCTGCGCGGGCCGAGCTGGTGCTCGATCGAGCGGTCGTTCACCAGCACGACGTCGGCCGGGCTGGCCGCGATCGCCGCCGTCGACGGGCCGTTGTGGCAGGGCACGTTCACCGGGCCGGCGCCGGTGCGGCCCGAACTGGTGCGCACGGACGCGTCGCCCGGCGCGTCCGCCCGGATCGGCGCCGGCTTCGTCCCGCCCGCGCGGACGGTGCCGCGGCCTCCGGGTCCGGACCCGATCCGGAGCCTGCCCGGCCTGCTCGGCTACTACCAGGCCGATTCGGTGACCGTGCCGGGCTCCGGGGGAAAACCGGTGGCCCCGGCCGACGGCACGCCGATCACCGTGCTGACCGACCTCGGCCCGCGGGGAAACCACGGACAGCTGCACGGGAACCCGGCGATCCACGAAACCGACGCCGTGAACGGCCGGGCGGCGCTGCGCTTCACCGGCGGCTGGTACACCTTCCCGGCCATGCGGGGCAGCGGAGCGGTCACGCTCTTCCTCGTCCAGCGCGGCTACCCGGTGATCGACACCGCCCCGGTCGGCGAAGGCACCCTGCGCCAGTTCGGCGGCTTCTGGCAGGTCGGCCGCAAGATCGCCGCGCGAGCGGCGAGTTCGACCACCGACTGGGCGCTGTACACGGCCCGCTACGAGCCCGAGTCCGGTGTCTTCGACCTCTGGGCCAACGGCCGCCGCTACGACACCCGCCGCCACCCGACCGCCGGCAACGCCGTGATCGACCAGGCGACCCTGGGCGCCTCCGGCAACGGAGGCCAGACGTTCCCCGGCACGTTCGCCGCGGCCGCCGTCATCGGCGGCGCCCTGCCCGACGACCAGGTCGACCTCGTCCACCGGTACCTCCTGAACCAGCACGCCATCCCGGTCTGA
- a CDS encoding ester cyclase, whose product MNWIAQTRAAFPDLRFTVQVEPLVAGRHASLRWTATGTYAGGFPGAKAQPGTIVTSTGTDTLRMDGGKFVEYWLNSDTLQLLTQLKAR is encoded by the coding sequence GTGAACTGGATCGCCCAGACCCGCGCCGCCTTCCCCGACCTGCGCTTCACCGTCCAGGTCGAGCCGTTGGTCGCCGGACGTCACGCGTCGCTGCGCTGGACGGCCACGGGCACGTACGCCGGCGGCTTCCCGGGGGCCAAGGCCCAGCCCGGCACGATCGTCACCTCCACCGGCACCGACACGCTGCGCATGGACGGCGGCAAGTTCGTGGAGTACTGGCTCAACTCCGACACGCTGCAGCTCCTCACCCAGCTCAAGGCACGGTGA
- a CDS encoding alpha/beta hydrolase — protein sequence MAAQLPGSVVLSREDDDYSMFLLSRCVRDAANRYRTTRALPAPGTTCTD from the coding sequence ATGGCGGCACAGCTGCCCGGCAGTGTCGTCCTCAGCCGCGAAGACGACGACTACAGCATGTTCTTGCTGTCTCGGTGCGTGCGCGACGCGGCCAACCGCTACCGGACCACCCGCGCCCTGCCCGCCCCCGGCACCACCTGCACCGACTGA
- a CDS encoding dihydrofolate reductase family protein encodes MRKLIFGMNVTLDGYIAATGVDIGWSGPPSDELFQWWLDRERAIDLTLYGRRLWETMSSYWPTGDEQPGATAAEIEFARNWRDTPKVVFSSTIGEVGWNSRLVTGDAVAEITRLKAGDGGPMGIGGATLAAAAMRAGLIDEYALATYPVLVGGGTPFFTALDSWVNLNLVETRTFPGGVVLTRYETRR; translated from the coding sequence ATGCGGAAGCTGATCTTCGGCATGAACGTGACCCTGGACGGCTACATCGCCGCGACCGGCGTCGACATCGGCTGGAGCGGGCCGCCGAGTGACGAGCTGTTCCAGTGGTGGCTCGACCGGGAGCGGGCGATCGATCTGACGCTGTACGGGCGCAGGCTGTGGGAGACGATGAGCTCCTACTGGCCGACCGGCGACGAGCAGCCGGGCGCCACCGCGGCGGAGATCGAGTTCGCGCGGAACTGGCGGGACACCCCGAAGGTGGTGTTCTCCTCGACGATCGGCGAGGTCGGCTGGAACTCCCGCCTCGTCACCGGCGACGCGGTCGCCGAGATCACCCGGCTCAAGGCCGGGGACGGCGGGCCGATGGGCATCGGCGGCGCCACGCTCGCCGCGGCGGCCATGCGGGCCGGGCTGATCGACGAGTACGCCCTGGCCACCTACCCGGTCCTGGTGGGCGGGGGCACGCCGTTCTTCACGGCGCTGGACAGCTGGGTGAACCTGAACCTCGTGGAGACGCGGACGTTTCCCGGCGGCGTGGTGCTGACCCGATACGAGACGAGGCGATGA